The Methylomonas rhizoryzae genome includes the window TTGATTGGATGAATGCCGTATGCGAAACACTTCGGTCGATTGATGCTGATGCATCATCAGACCGGGTGATCAAAAAACTACCGTCAACGAATAATGCCGATCTTTCACTTTTGATTGGCGAAACGGTGCGAATGGCTTCCAACACAATGTCGTGGGAGGCTTTGAGTTGGGCTCTTGATTCGAGTTGTGAAGTTTATCAACAAACCTTAGGCTCTCAACGTATCGAATTACTTTGGTCAGGTCCAACCCCGATTGCACAAATTCCTGCCCGCCGAATCGATCAGGCGCTATACGGTTTAATTGCTAATGCTAAAAGTGAAATTTTGCTGGTTACATTTGCTGCATCTAGGATTCAGCGGCTTGTTACTGAGTTGGTCAATGCTCGACAACGTGGTGTAAAAATCCGACTGATCCTTGAGTTCGAACAAAGCTCTGAGGGGCAATTAAGCTACGATGCGTTGAAAGCTTTTCCAGAGACCTTTGTTCAGAATACTGAAGTTTATTGCTGGCCATTAGAGAAGCGCGAAGGAAACCAAGCAGGCCGTCCTGGTAAGCTTCATGCGAAGTTAGCAATTGTTGACGATACGGTTTTAATCTCCAGTGCAAACCTGACCGATGATGCGTTCAATCGAAATTTGGAAGTTGGCGTCATGATTGAAAACAACGAATTTCTTATAATTACGAAGAACTATATTGGGTCGCTGATTTCATGCGGAATGTTAACCCGGTTAACAACCTCTACAATAAATTCACTAGGAACAAGATTAAACGCCGCCGCGAGCAAATCGCAGACAGTGTCTGCCGATGACTAATAATGCCTGCGCCGAGAGTTTCTTTCATTCGCTCAAGGTCGAAGCAATTCACGATGAACGATTTGATACACGTGAAGCCATGCGGCAAACGGTATTTGAATATATCGAAACCTATTACAAGCTCGTCAGGCGGCACTCATCCAATCGCTTTTAAAGTCCGGTTGAATTTGAAGCCCAGTTTTACCAATCCCTCGCTTCTTGTCCGTTTTTGATGGTGGGGATCAGCACTGTATAGTGGTGATCCATAAACTAATAAAAAAAATTTATAAAAAAACCAGGCACACAAAGACCATCTATCTAATATTTCAAAGTTATTTTATTCAGAATAATCACTTGACTTAAAAGTATTTATAGCTATATGGTCAGATTTCTCTTTAAATGAAGAAATAAAACCTTTTCTTTCTAAAATATTAGCAAACTCCAAATTTTCAGTATTTAGCTCAAGCTTAGGCCGCTTTCCATATGCAGGTATTTCACAAAACGGCTCTGGAAGATATTGAATAATTTTGAAAGCTTGTTCTTCATTCCAATTAGTTATACATTTGACAAGAATTTTAATTGCATCTGAAGTTGATTGAGAATTAATGATGGCTGAAGATAGAACGGCATCATCAAATCTTGAATAATCCACTTCATTTGATACAAGCACATTGGATATCAATTGTGACAAAGCTTGATTATTCTCCACGCTTTTTGGTGCAATGTCGTAAGAAATATTAATCTTACTTTCTTCGCTGATTTCACTTGATAGCAGTAACTGCCGAGTCTCATCATTTAATGGATATTTTTCCTTTTCTTTCAGATAAATATCAATGTTTCTACTAATCAATAGAGCTAAAATCTGAATATTATCACCGATGAAACCAAATGACTTGTCAGTAAGTTTCACTCTTTTTGCATTGACTAAGTGCTTGTATTTGGTTTCTGAAATGCTGTCAGGAAAGTTTGAGTAAACCCATGGAATGCAAGTTCTCAGTTTACAATAATCAGAGTCATTGATGTCATTGTTGTTAATTAAAAACCGAGATAGTAATTTACTATCTTCCTCGCTTAAAACTTCTTTTGATATATCAATGCTTGAAAGGTTTTTAACAATACGTTCTCGTCCCAACAATTCATTAAGGACATTTATATCACATCCATCACATTTCAAATAAGTTGAAATATTATTCCACGAAATGGTGACTTTTTCTTCCAAGAAGGCGTGAGACCATATAGATTCAGGTAAGCCATCGAAGGTGTCAAACACAAGTTTTTGTTTCGAAATAATGCTTTTTTTGAGCTTATCATCGATTGAATTATTATTGATAAGTGTTTTTATTGAGGCTTCGCTCTCATCGCAGTTGCTCGGAAGTGTAAGAAAAATATTATTAATGTAGGTCAATATATTTTTTTCGATATATTCCTTCAATCTATCACTACCGGCTTTTTTAATAGATGTGTAATTTTCTGTTTCAGAGTTTATAGTAGATTTAATACTTGGATCGGCGAACTTTTTGAGAACAAAGTTTACGTTATCAATCGTAATCTCATACAGGCTTTCATTATGACAGAACTCAATAACAGAACTATTATTTTCCAGTGAACTTAAATTATGGAAACGTACGTTTAACTTTTTGAGAACATCATATTTATCAGGTAACTGAAGATCAGAGGCAAGAACAAGATAGCCATGTTCAGACAGATAATCACCAAGAATATTATCGCTGTTCATATTACTGCTTATGTATTTTGAATCAACGAATCTAATAATATATGAAATTATTTCAGCTGAATGTTTTGAAGAAATGGCTGCCGACGCTAGATCAGGCCATTTTTTACTTAAGTGACGAATAAGATCATCAACATATCTACCCTTATTAAAATATGCTATGAAAAACTCTTCACACAAATCAAAATTTATTGACATGTAACTAAGCGCAGAGTCAAGGTATTTAGAACATAAGCTATGAAACTCAATAAAATAATCAATTAAGTCCACATTTAATACGTGTCCACGGCCAAAGTCTTCCTCCCTCATGTTAGCGCAAACCTCTTTAGGAGTATCAATCTTTTGGTTCGGCGCTGGACAATTAAAATTACGAATAGTTAGCAAATAATCACGATCGTTTTTGCTTAATCTACCTTCATGAAAATTAGAAATATATAAATAATAGTTTTCATCTATATATCCATTTTTAACTAAATATGTGAGTAGACGACCACCTGTTACACCGTATTCAAGGCTGGATTCATTGATTTCGATATTGCCACTTTGCAATAGTTGCGAAAGCTGTTTTAACAGGGTGTTGAAATTTGCCTATATGCCTTCGGCTTCAAAACCATTTTTTGGTTTTGTTGGGCTTCTGGAAGCCCGATCACACCTCAAAAACCGGTTTTAGCCGGTTATATTCGCCCCGAAGGGCGTTAAATTCCGCCTTTTGGCGGATTTCAGGCGCACCACCGCCTAGGCGGTACTGTATCGCCAGCCGAAAATGGTACCCATGCGCGTCAGGTTATAGGCGGCAAAGGTAAAAATCGTTTGCGCGGCGACCTTCTTTAACCCCCGGAACTTGGTTGGGCGTAGCGGGCCGACCGTCTTGGCCCAACCGAAGACTTCTTCGATCCGCTTGCGGACGTTGAGGCTTTTCCGGTAACCCTCATGCCGTGTGGTACGTCCGTCGATGGCCGAACCTTTTTCCTTGCTGGCGACATGCGGCGTGACTTTGCGCTGGCGTAACTTGGCGACAAAATCCTGCGTATCGTAATTTTTGTCGGCGGCCAAGGTCGCGCCCGGTTTGTGGATCGTGTTTGACCATGGCATGGGCCGCCTCGCGTTCTGCGGTGCCGGTGGCCTGGGTGACTTCGACTTCGACGACCAAGCCATTACGGTTCTCCATCAAGGCATGACCGAGGAAAGCCAGCTGCGATTTGTCGCCCTCGCTCTTTTTGTACAGCCGAGCATCGGGGTCGGTAGTCGAGGCATGGGTTTCGTTGCTGCGTTTCTCGCCCTTGAAGTTGACCGTGGGATTGCGGCCGCCATCTTCCGGCGGCGGGGTCGAGCCGTCTTTCTTGACGAAACTCTTGTGCGAGGCCCAGGCTTGAATCAGCGTGCCGTCCACCGAGAAATGCTCGTCAGAGATCAGCTGTTTCCACTCCGCCAAGGCCAGTACCCGTTCGAAAAACAAACGACTGATCCGTTCGTTGAGCAAACGGTCGCGGTTGGCGCTGAAGGTCGAGTGATCCCACACCTCGTCATCTATCGTCAAGCCGACAAACCAGCGGTACAAGAGGTTGAAGTCGATATGCTCCACCAGTTGCCGTTCCGAACGGATGGAAAATAGCACTTGCAACAAACTGGCGCGCAACAAGCGTTCCGGCGGAATGGAATCTCGACCGCGACGAGCGTAGAGCGCGTCGAACTCGTCGTTTAGCGTGGCGAGCAACAAGTCGACCACTTGACGCAGCTTGCGTAGCGGATGCTTTTTGGGAATCCGGCTTTCCAGGGTTCGGTAACTGAACAGGTCTTCTTGAGTAATGTCGGCGCCGCGCATGGGGACAGTGCAATATATTGGAGATAGAACTATTTTATCATTTAGAACAATACTTTATGATTTACCAACACATCTGACTCAACCAGCCAATGCGGGTTACAGGGGAGATAAAATCAACAGCCTGTTAAAGAAAGATCAGAAATCTCTTTTTCTAGCGATCTGATTTCTTGTTCAATCTGGATTTTCTTTAATTCTAAGTTATTTTCTATATTTTCCTTTCTACTTAAAAACTTCTCTCCTGGGTTGATATCTGCTTCAAATTGTTCGAATGATTTATTCGTGGGGAATCTGCCTTGATTGTATATATGGTTGTTTTGCCCCCATAACTGTATATTTTGTTCAGTAATAAGAGGCTTGAATTGTTCAAAAGTTGTAAGCTGAGAAAACTGTATATTCTGGTTATTTACCACAATTCCCATTACAGATTGGTTGGCATGCACTACTATATAACCAACATAAGAGGCTATAAGATCACGAATGCTTCTTAACTTTTCTGAATTTAATTTGTCTAAACCACTCTCCAAGTTTGCAATCTTATCTTTTAGTTTGTCTTTAATATTTGTTAAATACTCATCTCTCTTATTACAAACATCAAAAAGAACTCCTTTTCCATGATGCAAACTTTCAAAATCATTTGGATATACATTTTTGTAAATCATCATGGCGAGAAGTTTTTTTACATCTAAATTAACACTTTTTAGGAGCTCGTAGTATATTTCAAATTCATTAAATATATTATGAATAAGTCTCAGGTCATCTACATAAAGGGAAACTTCGCGCAGAAACTGTGTATCAATATTTTCTGCGAAATCATGTTTTTTTAAACGCTCCTGCATCTTATCCAGTGAATTCGAACTGTTGATAATTGGAACCACAGGAATAATGAAATCAAAAAACTTTGCCCGATTTTTATGAGCGAACATGTCATCCTTTAATGCATATAAAAACTTTATTTCGCGTGCATTTTGATTGTCATTTATAAGCTTATTTATTTCTCGAAGTTTTACAAAAATATCAGGATTTCCAAATCTGTCTAAATCCTCAATTACGACAACATCATATTTTGTCTGCTCGAAAAAATATATAATTTCATCAACATGGCGATTCAAAATAGAATTATCAGAACTTTCTGCAGTTTCAAATTCTGCATTTTTTAGAGAAACTTTCTTTATTGAAATACCAAAAGTTGCTTTATAAATATCAGAAATTATCAATGCAGGTATGGATAATGTGTATGCAAAAGCGAAACACCAAACATACCAACTTAAAGTATTGTACTCAAATTCGTGAAGTTGGTTTCTATGTAGGTAAAAATATAAAATAACTATGATCCAAAATACAAAAGCCAGAGATTTTATTATTGGATGACGAGGGGTGGTTATCCTTTTAAATCTAGAATATGGTAATTTGTTAGCATCTGCCCCATAAAGCATTTGCTGAAGTATGCTTCTTTCAATTAATGAAATATCGACATTTCCATTGTCATCTTCCTTGAAAGATGCTAGTGATACATTCATGAATCTGTATTTTTTATTATTTTTCTCGTATGTTCTGATAATGCTACTTTTACCTGATCCATATGGCCCTGTAAGAGCAATATTTTTCACTCGAGAGTTTTCGAGTGCAAATGTTATTGCTTTTGAATATGTTCCATCCTTATCAGCTTTATCACTAGGCGCTAAATCGGTAAAACTACTGCGTTCACTGTCATCAACTCCGCCTTTGAAAGCGTTGATCAATTTATATCCGAATGATTTTAAATCCATTTTTTATCCCTAACACAGTTTTTTATAGCCTATAGACAGCCGTAATTATTGCGCGTCGCAAAAGTTTTTGCGCAAAAGTTAACCAAAATCATTGATATCCCCGCATCCGGCATCGAAAACTTTTGCGACGATTAATATCAAAAGCATCTCCGCAAACATATCAATCATTCCTACACAATACTGCAGAATATCCATAGGTTGCGCCGGATTTTTTTCATACGTATCTCATCGATTGCTTGATCTACGTAAGTAAATGCAATTAAAGGAAATTCCCGGTCGCTATGCTTTCTGTTACCGCTTCGTTCACGGCCTCACCAATAGGCATTTGGCGTAAACGCATGTTGGCGCCAAAAGGAAAAGGAACGGACCTCATTGATAGAGCAAGGGCTGTAGGTGGGATTAGCGAGGCGTAATCAGAGCTCATAATTGTATTTCTCTAGTTATTTTCGACCGAATTTAGACTATAACCTAAACGGCTCTTAGGCGCCGTTGACTGTTGATTTGACCTTGGCGGCCTGTAGATCGATAAATTGCTCGGTGTGGGAACAGGAAAACGCTGCGTTTTTACGGTAATGCGAGCAGCCCCAGAATTGGCCATGCGGTCCTTTGCGCAACACCATGGCGCCCTGGCAACGCGGGCAGATCGGTTCGACAAAGTCGCAACGGCGATTTTCACACATGCGAAAGCGGCCTTGGGTTTTCAAACCACCGCCGCACCACTGGCAAGCCCGCTGCGTGTGATTGCAAAGTGGATATTGGTTGCAGCCGAAGAAACTGCCGTACTGGCTATCTCTGGGTACCATCCAGCCGGTTTTGCAAGCTGGACAGGGAATGTCGGCGATCTGCTCTTGAAAGCCTGGCCCGGTAAATTCGTCGATGCTGACGGCATAGTCGCCATCGACAAATTCCCTAATGAATGGCGATGGGTTAAGACCGTTGGTGACTAAATACACATGATGCCGCGCCCGCGTCAATGCCACGTAAAACAGGCGACGCTCTTCGGCATGCGCGAAGGCTTCGGCTTGCGGCAGCAATAATTCCAGCAGAGGATGGGTGGCTTTTTCCGACGGAAAGCCGTGTGCGCCTTTTTCCAGGCCAAACACGATCACGTAATCGGCTTCTTTGCCTTTGGAGGCATGTACCGTCATGAAGTGCAGTGACAATTGCGGATAGCGGCGCTTTAAGGCGGCGACATCGGGCCGTTTGAAATTAAAGCGGGCTAACAGCAAGACACTGGCAGTTGGCTTGGCCTTCCCGGCGATGGCATTGAGTGCGGCATGGATGCCGGTCAAATCCTGATCGGTTTTGATGAGGGATACGGCATTGTGTTCGACAAGCCGCAGGCTACGAATCTGTTTGTCGATCTGGCTGGGATTTTGGGTGACGAAGCGTGACGCTACTTCACCAATTTTGTTGTTGAAGCGAAAGGTTTGATCCAGCACGCTGGTTGCCGTGTCGCCAAAGTGGGCTGGAAAGTCTTTGGTTAGCGCGACATCGCTGCCGGTAAAGCGGTAGATGGATTGCCAGTCGTCGCCAACGCCGAATAAGCTGGCTTCGGCTTGCTGCGCCATCAACGCTTTTAACAAGCGTGCCCGGCTGGCGGAAATATCCTGAAACTCGTCCACCAGCAAATAGAGGTACGGCGATGAAAAACGCCCGGATTCGACGTATTCAATGGCCCGGCCAATCATGTCGTCAAAATCGAGGGTGGCGTTGTCGCGCACCCGTTGCTGATAGGCTTGGTAGATCGGTTCGAATAAATGCGCGGCGGCGCGCATGCGTTCCTGGTCTTCATGCTGGTCGGCCTTTTCCACCAATTGCTTGATACTGAGGTAAGCAGCTTTGAACAAACTGAGGACTTGCGCCATCAGTTTGCTGAATTCCGATACCCGGCCTAGCTGATTCAGTTGGTCGAGTAGCTCGTTCTGCGGCAAGGGTTTGAACTGAACGCCGGCAGCCAGTAATTTTTCGCTGAGTACTTCGGTCAATCGCCCTTGTTGTTTCAGGTAGCTGTATGTTTCGATCAACGGGGTTTGATATTTTGCGTGTAGCGCCCGTTTCCAGGTCATGCCGGCCAAGTAGTTTTCTTGATTGATAAACGGCGGCGTTTG containing:
- a CDS encoding YobI family P-loop NTPase: MDLKSFGYKLINAFKGGVDDSERSSFTDLAPSDKADKDGTYSKAITFALENSRVKNIALTGPYGSGKSSIIRTYEKNNKKYRFMNVSLASFKEDDNGNVDISLIERSILQQMLYGADANKLPYSRFKRITTPRHPIIKSLAFVFWIIVILYFYLHRNQLHEFEYNTLSWYVWCFAFAYTLSIPALIISDIYKATFGISIKKVSLKNAEFETAESSDNSILNRHVDEIIYFFEQTKYDVVVIEDLDRFGNPDIFVKLREINKLINDNQNAREIKFLYALKDDMFAHKNRAKFFDFIIPVVPIINSSNSLDKMQERLKKHDFAENIDTQFLREVSLYVDDLRLIHNIFNEFEIYYELLKSVNLDVKKLLAMMIYKNVYPNDFESLHHGKGVLFDVCNKRDEYLTNIKDKLKDKIANLESGLDKLNSEKLRSIRDLIASYVGYIVVHANQSVMGIVVNNQNIQFSQLTTFEQFKPLITEQNIQLWGQNNHIYNQGRFPTNKSFEQFEADINPGEKFLSRKENIENNLELKKIQIEQEIRSLEKEISDLSLTGC
- the drmC gene encoding DISARM system phospholipase D-like protein DrmC, which translates into the protein MTNVRKDLFALIDKLVKKAPVDWMNAVCETLRSIDADASSDRVIKKLPSTNNADLSLLIGETVRMASNTMSWEALSWALDSSCEVYQQTLGSQRIELLWSGPTPIAQIPARRIDQALYGLIANAKSEILLVTFAASRIQRLVTELVNARQRGVKIRLILEFEQSSEGQLSYDALKAFPETFVQNTEVYCWPLEKREGNQAGRPGKLHAKLAIVDDTVLISSANLTDDAFNRNLEVGVMIENNEFLIITKNYIGSLISCGMLTRLTTSTINSLGTRLNAAASKSQTVSADD
- a CDS encoding UvrD-helicase domain-containing protein; amino-acid sequence: MPNHLPRYQLSQWAKWFANDRRFHAFALDQETLVLTDKFQKKHQHHVLSIQPAIGIESGWFWDTLLISQIDGQTLRFGGVEKKQSALLQVSMKRHVNQHIQRFYQEFALALIQAAQEARLIFSGRRYIRRALAGHWFKRHAALAAGLKRPDCLQYLPSELHQDYQHVRSLINNTDEQISRFNQAFIDQQAQLFRDFFDQVETNPLTEAQRKACIIDEQHNLVLAGAGTGKTSTMIGRAGYLLKAGLAKPEQILMLAYARKAADEMGERIRSKLGIQNLTVKTFHSLGLDIISQVEGARPAIDKMAEDDTLRAVFVDSQIQSLLEDERYRSRLLTYFLRFAYPYKSQFNFKSLGAYNAYILENDIRTLQGELVKSYEECEIANFLYRQGITYQYEANYQVNTSGPDYRVYQPDFFLPAYGIYIEHFAVNELNQTPPFINQENYLAGMTWKRALHAKYQTPLIETYSYLKQQGRLTEVLSEKLLAAGVQFKPLPQNELLDQLNQLGRVSEFSKLMAQVLSLFKAAYLSIKQLVEKADQHEDQERMRAAAHLFEPIYQAYQQRVRDNATLDFDDMIGRAIEYVESGRFSSPYLYLLVDEFQDISASRARLLKALMAQQAEASLFGVGDDWQSIYRFTGSDVALTKDFPAHFGDTATSVLDQTFRFNNKIGEVASRFVTQNPSQIDKQIRSLRLVEHNAVSLIKTDQDLTGIHAALNAIAGKAKPTASVLLLARFNFKRPDVAALKRRYPQLSLHFMTVHASKGKEADYVIVFGLEKGAHGFPSEKATHPLLELLLPQAEAFAHAEERRLFYVALTRARHHVYLVTNGLNPSPFIREFVDGDYAVSIDEFTGPGFQEQIADIPCPACKTGWMVPRDSQYGSFFGCNQYPLCNHTQRACQWCGGGLKTQGRFRMCENRRCDFVEPICPRCQGAMVLRKGPHGQFWGCSHYRKNAAFSCSHTEQFIDLQAAKVKSTVNGA